The Microcella flavibacter DNA segment GGATCGCCTTCAGCACCGAGGCATGCTGGGCGACCGCCAGCGCCGGCCTGCCCTCCACCTGAAGGCTGCGCACCCGGATCGAGCGCATGGTGGCGTTGATCGACTCGATCAGCGTCACCGCCAGCGCGTTGTGGGTCGCGACCGCGATCAGGCGGTGGAACTCGGCGTCGTGGACCGCGGTCTGCTCGGCGCTCGCCCCGTTCTTCATGGCGTCGAGCTCGCGCTCCATCGCGTCCACATCGTCGTCGGTGGCTCGCTCGCACGCCAGCTCGACGAGCCTCAGCTCGAGCGTGATGCGGATCTCCGCGATGTGGCCCGGCTGGATGATGTCCTGGGATTGCGCACCGCGCAGGTAGCGCTCAAGCGTCTCCGCAGCGTGGGTGCCGGAGACGACCGCCACCGTCGCCCCACGTGGCGACTTGATCTCCAGCACGCCGTTCGCCTCGAGACCGCGGACCGCCTCGCGGATCACCGTCCGGGAGACCCCGAACTGGGCACTGAGCGCACGCTCGGTCGGGAGAGTGGCGCCCGGCTGAAGGCGGCCGGAGGCCATGGCGTCGAGGAGCTCTTCGGTGACCTGAGTCGCGAGCGACGGCCGACGCGGGATCGCACTGAATTCGCTCATCCTGCTCCACTTCCGGGGTTCAACATCACTGCTCGCTGTGGAAACCGTACCGCATAAAGGGTTTGGCATACCAAGATCCATGCGCGGATGTGTGCACCGCGCGGCGACGGCATTTCACGGCCGGATTCCGCGCCGAGCCGAACCCGCACCCAGGTCTTGCCCAGCAAAACCGCGAAACCATGCGAATCACCCGACACGCTGGGCCGCGGTTGTGGTCTCGTGCCAGCCACGCTACGTTGTGGCATACCAAAGACGAACAACGCTGGTTGTTCTGAGTCATGGTTGTTCTGAGTCAAGGAGGCCTCATGGCAAGAAAACGATCCATCGCGTTCGGCGCAGCAGCGCTCGTCGCGGTCACAGCACTCGCCGGCTGCGCGACGACGGGTGGTGGCTCATCGTCCGGCAAGCCCGCCGAGGACATCAGCGTCGACGTCGGCGGTGACCTCTCCGGGAAGAGCATCTGCTTCGGGTTCTCCGGCAGTGAGACGGAGTTCTGGGCGGCCGGCATCAAATCGATCACGGACTCCCTGGAGGCGGCGAACGCGAAGGTCATCTCCCACAACTCGAACGAGGACCCGAACCGCCAGCTCGAGCAGGTGCGCGACTGCATCACCCAGGGCGTCGACGGCATCATCGTCATCCCCGAGGACGGGTCCAGCGCGCTGACGATCATCGAAGAAGCCAACGCCGCAGACATCCCGATCGGCATCTTCAACCGCCCGCCGGCGAGCGAGGACGGGGCGGCGCTGGTCGCGGTCGCGGACAACCGGGACATCTCCAAGCAGACCAACGAGTACCTCGCCGAGCAGGCGAAGGAGCTCGGCCGCAAGGTGCAGCCCCTGATCATGGTCGGGAACCTCAGCGACCAGAACGCCGTGGAGCGCCGGAACGGCTTCTACGACGTGATCGAGGCCAACCCGGACCTCTTCGAGGAGCCGATCGAGGTGCAGACCAACTGGGACGCCGCGACCGGTCAGTCCAACCTGGCGGCGGCGATGCAGGCGAACCCGGACGTGGATCTGCTGTTCACCTCGAGCGACTTCCTGTTCCCGCAGATCCAGTCGGTGCTCGAGCCGCTCGGCAAGTGGGTGCCGGTCGGCGAGGAGGGGCACGTCATCATGGGCGGCCTCGACGGTGACAACCGGGCGTGCAGCCTGATCAAGGAGGGCTACGTGGACGCCACCGGCGTGCAGGACCTCTTCTACGAGGCGGAGTCGCTGCTGAAGGCGCTCGCCGAGGCGATCAACGCCGGCGAGACGCAGCCCGACGAGCTGCTCATCGATCCCGGGTTCGCCCTCACCCAGGCGAACCTGGCGGACCGCGAGAAGGACATGTGGGGCTGTGTGATCACGCCCCCGAACAGCTGACCCGCCCCCCCAGGCCCGGCACCCCGGACGAATCACCTCGTCCGGGGCGCCGCGCCGAGCCGCCCCCTGCTCCGGCCGCACCAGTGGCCCGGACGACGATCTCCCCCGATTCGAAGGAAGGAGCCTGAGTATGTCCACCGTTCAGGCGCCGCATGCCGCGGGCAACCAGGAACCAGGAACGGCTGATCATCGCCGAAACGCGGTGCGGCGGTTCCTGGCCGGCGAGGGATTCGTCGCCGTGCTCATCGTGGTCTACATCCTGGCCATATCGCCGTTCGCGAGCGGGATGCTCACCGAGCGCAACGCCCTGAACGTCATGTCGAACCTCTGGCCGCTCGCGATCATCGTCGTGGGGCAGACCTTCGTGCTCATCCTCGGCGGCATCGATCTCGCCCAAGCGGCGACGATCAACATCACCAACACCTTCGGTGCGCTGCTGCTCACCCAGGCCCTCGAGCCGGCACTGTTCGGGAACACGGCCTTCTGGGGCACCCTCATCGGAGAAGACGGCGGCCCGCTCGCCGGCTCGGCGGCCGGGATGCCGCTCGCCGTGCTCATCATGCTGCTGATCGGAGGCGCCCTCGGCGCCCTGAACGGCTTCGCGGTCGCCAGGCTGGGCATGCCGCCGTTCATGGTGACGCTCGGCACGCTGCTTCTCTTCAGCGCCATCTCGGTCTGGATGACCCGCAGCGAGAACGTGCCCGGGCTCCCCGCCGCTTACACCGCCCTCGGCAGGGAGGCCATCTGGGGCCCGATCACCTACCCGATGATCGTCGCCCTCCTGGTCGCCGCGGCGGCCCACTTCGTGCTCAGCCGGACCACCTTCGGCGGCTGGGTCTACGCCTCCGGCACGAACAGGTCGGCCGCCATCATCTCGGGCGTCCCGTACCAGCGCGTCGTCATCTCCGCCTACATGCTGAGCGCCATGTTCGCGACCCTCGGCGGCATCCTCTACTCCATGCGGCTCGGCGCCGGTCGGCCGACCCTCGCCGACGACATGCTGCTCGACGTCATCGGAGCCGCGGTGATCGGCGGCATCTCCCTGTTCGGCGGCAAGGGGAGCGTGCTCGGCGCGTTCCTCGGAGCGCTGTTCTTCGTCGTGCTGGCCAACAGCCTGAACCTGATGAACCTGCCCTTCACCGTGGTCTTCATCGTCAAGGGGCTCGTCATCGTTGCGGCAGCCCTGCTCGACGTCGCCCGCACCCGGATCCTGGGAGGTGTTCGGTGAGCGTCCCCCGTCTCCAGCTCGACTCGATCTCACACAGCTTCTACGGGGTCACCGTGAACCGCGACGTGAACCTCACGGTCGGGCCGGGCGAGGTGCTCGGGCTGGTCGGCGAGAACGGCGCCGGCAAGAGCACCCTGATGAACATCGTGGGCGGCCTGATCCGCCCCGTGGAGGGGAAGCTCTTCGTCGACGGTGAGCCGTACGCTCCGCACAGCCCCGCCGAGGCGCGCCGCCACGGCATCGCCCATGTGCACCAGGAGCTGAACCTCTTCTCGCAGCTCTCCGTCACCGACAACGTCTTCCTCACCGCGTTCCCGAGGAAGGCCGGGGTGTTCACGGACCGGAAGCGCGCTCGGCAGCAGACGATCGAGGCCCTGGCGCTGCTGGACCTGGAATTCCCGCCCGGCACACTGGTGGAGAACCTCAGTCCTGGGCAGCGCCAGATGCTCGAGATCGCGAAGGCGGCGGTCGGCGACCCCAAGCTCATGATCCTCGACGAGCCGACCACGTCGCTCACCTCCCGCGAGACCAGGAAGCTCTTCGAGCTCATCGGGCGGATGACCTCCAACGGCACGTCGATCATCTACGTCTCCCACATCCTGGAGGACGTCAAGCGGCTGTCCGACCGCATCGCGATCATGCGCGACGGCGCGCTGGTCGAGGTGCGGGACGAGCAGGCGCTGCCGACGGCGGAGCTGATCACGCTGATGGTGGGTCGCTCGCTGGACAAACGGTTCCCGGATCGCAGTGGTGCACCCGGAGCGGACACCGTGCTCGCTGTGGACAAGCTCTCCGCCACCGGCGTCGTGGAGGACGTCTCGCTCCGGGTGAACGCCGGCGAAGTGGTCGGCCTCTTCGGCCTCATGGGGGCGGGGCGGACGGAACTCGCCCGCCTCATCTACGGACTCGACGCCGCCGACAGCGGCACCATCACGATCGGCGGGCGGGACATCACCGGCGCCACCACCCGCAGCCGCATCGCGAGCGGGCTCTCGTTCGTGACGGAGGATCGGCGCGGCGAAGGCCTGCTGATGGACTACGCCGTCACCACGAACGCCGCGCTGCCGTCGCTGCGGAGATGGGCGAGATGGCTGCTCGGCCCGCTGAACCGCAGGCAGCTCGGCAACGACGTCGCCGAGGTCACGTCCGACCTCCGTCTGAAGGCCGCCAACCTGACCGAGTCGCCGGTCCGTTCGCTCTCCGGCGGGAACCAGCAGAAGGTCGTGCTCGCCAAGTGGCTGCTCACCCGACCCAAACTCCTGATCCTCGACGAACCGACCCGCGGGGTCGACGTCGGGGCCCAGTACGAGGTGTACCGCACCGCGCTCGAACTCGCCGACTCCGGCACCGGTCTGCTGGCGATCTCATCGGAGCTGCCGGAACTCATCGGAATCTGCGACCGCATCCTCGTCATGCGGATGGGGCGGATCGTCGCGGAGTTCCCGCGCGATCGATTCGAAGCCAGACGAATCCTTGGGGCCGCCTTCGGTGAGGCCCCACCGGTCCCGAGCGAGGTGGCATGAGCATGCAACGACTGAGGAACATCGCACTGCACAACGTGCCGGTGCTGCTGCTCGTGCTGGTCTTCGTGATCTTCTCCGTGCTCGACAACCGGTTCTTCGACGTGCAGACCCTCGCGACCGTCGCTCGGGGCACGGCCTACATCGGCATCGTCGCGGTCGGGATGACGCTGGTGCTGATGACGGCGGGGATCGACCTCTCGGTCGGCGCGATCCTGTACCTCACGGCGGTCGTCGTCGGACAGACCGTCAACGCGTACGCGGTTCCGGTCGCGCTCGTCCCGGTGATCGCCATCGCCGTCGGCGTCGTGCTGGGCTCGATCAACGGCTTCACCGTCTCAGTGCTCAGGGTCATCCCGTTCATCGTGACGCTGGCGATGCTCACGGCGTTCCGGGGGTTCGGCCTTCAGCTCTCCGGATCCCGGGAGGTGAACTACCCTCCGGTGATCGGGCAGCTGGGCTCGGAGGCGATCCTCGGCGTTCCCCTGCCGGTGTGGATCTTCGCCATCGTGGTTGCGCTCGCCCATGTCGTCGTCACCCGCACACCGTTCGGGCGCCAGCTGCTTGCCACCGGTGAAGACCGCGCCGCGGCAGAGCGTGCCGGCATCCCGGTGCGCCGCATCCTGTTCGCCGTCTACGTCATCTCCGGCGCTCTGGCGGGGCTCGGCGCATTCGTCGCCATGACGCAGCTGCGGACCGCGGCGCCGGGCTTCGGCACCGGCGACGAGTTCGACGCCATCGCCGCGGCGGTCCTCGGTGGCACCAGCCTGTTCGGCGGCCGCGGATCCGTGTTCCCGGGAACCGTCGTCGGAGCCCTGCTCATCCAGCTGATCCAGACGGGGCTGCAGTTCATGCGCGTCGACCTGTACGTCACGCCGATGGTGCAGGCGGCGATCATCCTGCTCGCGGTGTTCGCTGACAGTCTCCGCACGAAGCGCCTGGAGAAGCTCACCCGCCGTGTGGTGACCTCCGGCCGGGCCGAGGAATAGCGTGGTCAGCTCCCCGGCGGCCCCTCCCGTCAACGACGCGGGGCTCAGCCTCACCTACTACGGCGACGACTTCACCGGCTCGACCGATGTTCTGGAAGCCCTCACCCTGGGCGGCATCCCGACGGTGCTGTTCCTCGACGTTCCCACCCCCGAGCAGGTGGCCCACTACCCGCACGCGGCGGCGGTCGGGGTCGCCGGCATCAGCCGCACCATGACCCCGGAGCAGGCCGGCATCGAGCTCCCCCCGGTCCTTTCCGGCTTGGCACGGCTCCGTGCGCCGCTCTTCCACTACAAGGTGTGCTCGACCTTCGACTCATCGCCGTCGCTCGGCAGCATCGGGCGCGCGGCCGAGCTCGTCAGGGAGGCGTTCCCGGGAAGTCCGCTCCCGCTCGTCGTCGGGGTTCCGGTGCTCGGCAGGTACACCGCGTTCGGGACGCTGTTCGCCAAGTTCCGCGGCAAGGTGTACCGGCTCGACCGGCATCCCACGATGACCGTTCACCCGGCGACCCCCATGACGGAGAGCGATCTGCTGGTGCACCTGGCGGAGCAGACTGATCTCAGCTCTGCGCTCGTCGACGTCACCGATCTGGCGGGGGACGCGCACACCGTCGACGCCCGCGTGGACGAGGTGATGGGCTCCGGAGCGGACATCGTGCTCTTCGACGTGCTCGACGGCGCATCCGAGCGACAGGTCGGTCGCACGCTCGACCGGCTGGTGCGGGCACGGTTCCAGGCCACGGGGTCCTCGCTGGCCGTGCTCGGCTCCTCGGGCGTGGAGTACGCGCTCCGCACCGCCTGGCGCGGCACCTCGCCTGAGTGGAGCCCGGCGGGCGACGTGGCACCGCCCAGCCAGACGCTCGTGATCGCCGGCTCACGCGCCGCCGCGACGGATGCGCAGGTCGCCCACGCACTCGCCGCGGGATTCGCCGACGTGCCGGTCGACCCGGTCGCGGTGACGGATCCGCTCACCGGCGACCGCGCGCGGGCCCGCGTGACCGAGGCCGCCGTGACCGCCCTCGCCGGCGGAGGCCACGTGCTGGTGCGCACCCCGCCGAAATCCGCCTCGGCGCCCGTCGACGGCACCACGCTCGCCCGGGCGCTCGGAGACATCGCCGCGGCGATCGGCCGCCGACACCCGATCCGGCGCCTGGTGGTCGCCGGCGGCGACACATCGGGACTGGTGGCGCGCGCGCTCGGCATCGAGGCATTGGAGCTCATCGCGCCGCTCGCCCCCGGCGCGCCGCTGTGCCGAGCCTCCGGCCGACACCGCGGCCACGACGGTCTCGAGGTCTGCCTGAAGGCCGGACAGATCGGCGAGCCCGACTACTTCGTGCGGGTCGCTGAATACGGCCCCGCACATCCGTCCACGACATCAAGCCACGAAGGAAGGAACTCCACTTGACCACGATCGCTCTGCTCGGTGCCGGAGGAAAAATGGGCACCCGGCTCACCGACAACCTGCTGAAGACCGACTACCGGATGCTGTTCGTCGAGCCGAGCGAGGCGGGCCAGGCACGCCTGGCCGAACGCGGCGCCTCGGTCACCTCGCTCGACAGCGCGGTCGCCGAGGCCGACCTCGTCATCCTCGCGGTGCCCGACAACCGCATCGGGCAGGTCGCCCATGAGGCGGTGCCGAAGATGAAGGCAGGCGCGACCCTGATCGTGCTGGACGCCGCGGCACCCCACGCGGGTCATCTCCCTCAGCGGGAGGACGTCAGCTTCGTCGCCTGTCACCCCTGCCACCCGTCGGTGTTCAACAACGACGAGACGGACCCGGAGGCGCAGACGGACTACTTCGGCGGGATCGCGGCCCGCCAGGACGTGGTGATCGCCCTGATCTCCGGCACGGAGGAGGACTACACCCGCGCGGAAGCGGTCATCCGGGCGTTCTTCGCCCCCGTCGTGAACGCGCACCGCATCACCGTCGAGAACATGGTGCTGCTCGAGCCGGTGCTCGCCGAGACGACCGCGGCCACCTGCGTTGTCATCATCAAGGAGGCGATGGATGAGGCGGTGCGGCGAGGCGTGCCGGCGGAGGCGGCGCGCGCGTTTATCCTGGGGCATGTCAACGTGGAGCTCGCGATCGTGTTCGGGGAGATCGGCTCCCCGTTCTCCGACGGCGCGCTGAAGGCGATCCAGACGGCGAAGAGCATCCTGTTCAAGGACGACTGGAAGCGCGTCTTCGACGAGGACGTCATCATGGCGAGCATCGACGAGATCGTCGGCCAGTAAGCGGCGTCGGCGATGCAGATTCGGCAGGTGCGAGCCGGCGCCTGGACGGCCCGGTTCAGCCCCGACGGCTCCCTCTCGCACGTCCGGGCGGCGGGGGTGGAGGTGCTCCGCGGGCTGTACGCGGTGGTCCGGGATGCGGCCTGGGGAACCGTGCCGGGGCGGGTGGAGATCACCTCGGAGGTGCTGCGTGAGGACTCCTTCGAGATCACCTTCAATTCTGTCCACCGTGCGGGGGAGATCGAGTTCGACTGGGCGGGTCGCCTGACCGGCACGCCCGACAGCCGCATCGAGTTCCAGTTCAGCGGGCGGGCACGCTCGGATTTCCTCAAGAACCGCATCGGACTGGTCGCTCTGCACTCGCTCAACTGGTCGGGCCGCCCGGTCACCCTGCTGCACCCGGACGGCTCGACCACCGATACGGTGTACCCGCTCCAGGTGGCGCCGCATCAGCCGTTCCTCGACCTCGCCGGCGTGCGGCAGCGCCTCGACTCCGGTGGCGTGGTGGAGCTGAGGTTCGAGGGGGACGTCTTCGAGACGGAGGACCAGCGGAACTGGTCCGACGCATCCTTCAAGACGTACTCGACGCCGCTGGCGCTGCCGTTCCCGGTGCCGATGGCCCCGGGGGACCGGGTGGAGCAGTCGGTGGTGCTCACCATGGCCCCGGCCACCGTGCCATCGCCCGCCGCCGCGCCCCCTCCCGCGGGCCCTGCGGTGGTGACGGTGGACACCTCCGTGGTCCGGCGCTGGCCGGCGGTCGGGGTCACCGTCGGCCCGGACGACGACATCCGGTCGGTGGCGCCGCAGCTGGCGGCGATGGGCGCCGCCCACCTCAGGGTGGACGTGGCGGCCGACGGTGGCGTGCTGCGCGGTGGGTCCCGCCTCGAGGAGGTCGCCGCGACCGGCATCCCGGTGGAACTCGCGGTGCACGTGGGCGCCGATCCGGACGCCGGCCTGGAGGCACTCCGCCGGACGATCCTCAGCACCTCCGTCCGCATCGCCGCCTTCGCCATCCTGGACTCCACCGCGCCCGCCACGACCGCGCGGGCTCTCGCCGCCGCGCGGCGGAGACTGCGGGAGGTGCTGGAGGGGGTCCCCTTGCTGGTCGGCACCGACGATAACTTCGCGGAACTGAACCGCAATCGGATCGTGCCGGGCGAGGTCGGTGCCGACGCGGTGCTGTTCAGCCTCAACCCGCAGGTGCATGACGCCCGCTCCACCGCGGTGATGGAGAGCACCGAGGCGCTGCCCGCGATGATCGACACCGCCCGCGGCTTTGCGAATGGAGCGCCGGTCGCGGTCGGCCCCGTGACGCTGAAACCCCGCCGCAACATCTACCGATCCGGTGCCGTCGACCGGCTGGGCCGCGACGACGACGCCACCGACCCGCGGCAGGAGTCCCCGTTCGCGGCCGCCTGGCTGGTCGCCACCCTCGAGGCGCTCGTGACCGCCGCTGTGGACCGGATCACCCTGCTCGAGGCGACCGGTCCGCGCGGGGTCATCGCCCGGGACGCGTCCGGGCGCGAGGCGCGGCACCGCACCGCGCTGCACTCCGTCCTCACCCAGCTGAGCGAGGCCGTCGGGTCCATGCCCGCCGCCGTCCAGCCGGGCGGTGCGATCCGCGCGCTCGCGGTGCGCACCCCGCACAACGTCCGCCTGCTGATCGCCAACACGACCGACGAGCAGCAGACGGCGCGGCTGGCCGGGAGGGCGGGCGACCTCCGGCTGGCGCCGTACGAGGTGCGTGCGATCGATCTCGGCTCCGCCGAAGGCGGGCGCGGACGACCGGACAACGACGACGAAGGAGGTGCCGCGTGACCGAGGAGAACCGGATCCACGCCACGTATTCGATCGAGACCCCGTACGCCCCCGAGGCGGCGGCCGCCGCCATGGCCGGGGAGCAGTCGACGGGGACCTTCATCGCGGTGCCGGGCGAGACTCCGGAATTGCACCGGCGGCACGGGGCACGTGTCGAGCGGGTGAGGACGATCGGCGAGCGGGACACGCCGACGCTGAGCGGCGCACGCTCGGCCGGCCCGTTCCGGCAGGCGGAGGTGGAGCTCTCCTTCCCCCTCGACAACGTGGGCACCGCGCTGCCGAACCTGCTCGCCACGGTGGCGGGCAACCTGTTCGAGCTGGAGCAGCTCACCGGCATCCGGCTCGAGGATCTGCGGCTTCCCGCGGCGTTCTCCGCCGCGCACCCCGGCCCGCAGTTCGCCATCGACGGCACCCGGCGACTCGCCGGAGTGCAGCGCGGACCCATCATCGGCACCATCATCAAGCCGAGCGTCGGCCTCACCCCCGACGAGACCGCGGGCCTGGCTGCGCGGCTGGCGCGGGCAGGACTGGACTTCATCAAGGACGACGAGTTGATGGCGAACCCGCCGCACTCACCGTTCGCCGAGCGGCTCGACGCGGTGCTCGCCTCCCTCGACGAGGTGGCGGAGGAGACCGGGCGGCGACCGCTCTACGCCATCAACGTCACGGACGAACTCGACCAGATGCTGCGCCACGTCGACCGGGTGGCCGAGCGCGGCGGGAACTGCGTGATGGTCAGCGTCAACGCCGTCGGCATCGCCGCACTGCGCCAGGTGCGGCTGCGCAGCTCCCTCCCGATCCACGGGCACCGCAACGGCTGGGGGGCGCTCACCCGCCACCCCCTGCTCGGCTACTCCTATCGGGTGTGGCAGCAGCTGTGGCGGCTCGCCGGCGCCGACCACCTGCATGTGAACGGGCTTCGGAACAAGTTCTGGGAGCCGGACGAGTCGGTGCTCGGCTCCGCCCGCGACCTGCTGCAGCCGGTGAACGGCGGTCCGCCGGTGATGCCCGTCTTCTCGTCGGCGCAGTCGGCCGACCAGGCCGCGGACACCTGGGCGGCGCTGGGGTCGGCGGACCTGATGTATGTCTGCGGCGGCGGCATCATGGCGCACCCGAGCGGCGTCGCGGCGGGCGTCGCGAGCATCCGGCAGGCATGGGAAGCGGCGCTCGCCGGGGTGCCGGCGAGCGACTACGCGGCGACGCACACAGAGCTCGCCGAAGCGCTCGCACTGTTCTCCGCGGGCCGGCGCCGATGATCGGCATCAGCACCTACGCCTACCAATGGCGGCTCTCCGACCGATCGCCGCGACCGCTCACGCTCGCGGCCATGCTCGAGGACACGGCGGCACTCGGGCTCGGGCTGATCCAGCTGTGCGACTACCCGCCGCTGGAGACCATGAGCGCCGCGGAGCTCGACGACGTGCGGGAGCGCGCCACCCGGCTCGGCATCGCGCTGGAGGTGGGCACGAAGGGCATCGAGCCGCAGCACCTGAGACGATTCCGCCGGATCGCATCCCGGCTCGGGTCACCGGTGGTGCGCTCGATGCTGCACTCGGCTTCGTACCGGCCCGACCCGGACACCGCGGAGCGAGACCTCCGGTCGGTGCTTCCCGATTACGACGAGCACGGCGTCACCCTGGCGCTCGAGACGTATGAGCAGGTTCAGACCGCCACCCTCGTCGAGATCGTGCGGCGGGTGGGCAGCCGGAGCCTCGGCATCTGCCTCGACCCCGGCAACGTCATCGCCGCGCTGGAGCACCCCGCAGCCGTCGCCGAGCTGACGGCGCCATACGTCGCGAACATGCACGTGAAGGACTTTTCCTTCACCCGAAACGACGACATGGTCGGGTTCCGGCTCGCCGGCTGCCCGCTCGGCGAGGGACTGCTCGACTACGACCACCTCATCGCGACGGTTCGGCCGGAGGAGCGCGGCATCAGCCAGATCATCGAGCAGTGGTGCCCGTGGCAGGGCTCCATCGACCGCACCGTCGCCACCGAGACCGCGTGGGTACGGCACGCCGTCGACTACCTCGGCACCCGATCCCGAACCCCGTGAGCGGGGCCGTCCGGGTCAGCCCGCCCGGCCGAGGAACGCACGGTAGTCCTCGGCGTAGGCGGTGAGCGCGGCGGCGAGCGAGTCGAACGCCGGACGCACGCCGAGCTGAGTTCGCACGGGTCCCATGTCGAGCATCCCGCGGTAGTTGCTCTCGACCCCGGTCGGGTCCAGCGCCTCGTCCCCCATCGTCACGTCGCCGTCCGGGAACAGCGCCTGAACGGTGCGCAGCAGCTCGTCGCTCGAGACGAGCGCGCGGCCCGTGCCGGCGTAGACCACCCGATCCGTCTCCGGCGGGCAGTCGACCAGCGCGGCGACGACCGCGGCGACATCCTGCACGGGGGTGTAGTCGCGCGGCGGTGCGTGCCTGGCGATCACCGCCGGCTTCCCCTCGACCAGATTCTCGATCACCGGCTTGATTCCGATGGGCCACTGCATCCCGAACCCGAACACGGCGCTCGGCCGGACGCACCTGAAGTCCACGCCGAACGCGGACGCGTACGCCAGGCCGAGCAGCTCGGACATCGCCTTCGACGTGCCGTAGAACCCGCCCCCCGATCCCTCGGTCGGAAGGACGATCGGATGGCGCGCGTCGATCGGCTCGTATTGGATCGTCGGCAGCACCGCGATGGAGGAACTGAACACCAGCCGGCCGCACCCGAACTCGCGGGAGAGCTCGAGCAGGTTCATGGTCTCCATGACGTTGTACTCGACCGCGCGCAGCGGATCGGTCTGCAGGGCCACCGGGTTCACATAGGCGTCGAGGTGGATGACCGTGTCCGGCCGGTATCTCGCGAACAGCGGACGCAGCGAGTCGCTGTCGCGCGGATCGGCCCGTTCCAGTCGCGGCACGTTCGGCCCCAGCACGAACAGCGACTCCGGCCGGTAGTCGTAACGGCTGGTCGCGATCACCTCGTGGCCGGCATTCAGGAGCCGACGCTGCACGTGGGCGGCGATGAATCCGGTGCCCCCGGTGACGAGGATCACCGGCGGTTCGGCACAGCTGTCGGAACGAGAAAAGCCACGGTGCTCCTCGACTGGGATGTGGGCGGCAGACGCTGTCCCGAGCCTAGAGCCAGCGG contains these protein-coding regions:
- a CDS encoding NAD-dependent epimerase/dehydratase family protein — its product is MILVTGGTGFIAAHVQRRLLNAGHEVIATSRYDYRPESLFVLGPNVPRLERADPRDSDSLRPLFARYRPDTVIHLDAYVNPVALQTDPLRAVEYNVMETMNLLELSREFGCGRLVFSSSIAVLPTIQYEPIDARHPIVLPTEGSGGGFYGTSKAMSELLGLAYASAFGVDFRCVRPSAVFGFGMQWPIGIKPVIENLVEGKPAVIARHAPPRDYTPVQDVAAVVAALVDCPPETDRVVYAGTGRALVSSDELLRTVQALFPDGDVTMGDEALDPTGVESNYRGMLDMGPVRTQLGVRPAFDSLAAALTAYAEDYRAFLGRAG
- a CDS encoding sugar phosphate isomerase/epimerase family protein; protein product: MIGISTYAYQWRLSDRSPRPLTLAAMLEDTAALGLGLIQLCDYPPLETMSAAELDDVRERATRLGIALEVGTKGIEPQHLRRFRRIASRLGSPVVRSMLHSASYRPDPDTAERDLRSVLPDYDEHGVTLALETYEQVQTATLVEIVRRVGSRSLGICLDPGNVIAALEHPAAVAELTAPYVANMHVKDFSFTRNDDMVGFRLAGCPLGEGLLDYDHLIATVRPEERGISQIIEQWCPWQGSIDRTVATETAWVRHAVDYLGTRSRTP
- a CDS encoding ribulose-bisphosphate carboxylase large subunit family protein, yielding MTEENRIHATYSIETPYAPEAAAAAMAGEQSTGTFIAVPGETPELHRRHGARVERVRTIGERDTPTLSGARSAGPFRQAEVELSFPLDNVGTALPNLLATVAGNLFELEQLTGIRLEDLRLPAAFSAAHPGPQFAIDGTRRLAGVQRGPIIGTIIKPSVGLTPDETAGLAARLARAGLDFIKDDELMANPPHSPFAERLDAVLASLDEVAEETGRRPLYAINVTDELDQMLRHVDRVAERGGNCVMVSVNAVGIAALRQVRLRSSLPIHGHRNGWGALTRHPLLGYSYRVWQQLWRLAGADHLHVNGLRNKFWEPDESVLGSARDLLQPVNGGPPVMPVFSSAQSADQAADTWAALGSADLMYVCGGGIMAHPSGVAAGVASIRQAWEAALAGVPASDYAATHTELAEALALFSAGRRR